AGACTGTATGGTCTGGGCATCAATCTTAGAGTCTTGTTGATGTTTTTGTTCATCTAATGTCATTGTGTTAGATTTTACTTCGCTACTCATTTGGGAGTCTCCTATTTTGACAGATGATTTGGGAGGGGACAATTTATCATCATCCGTACCTGTAGAGTAGGCCTTTGTGCTGATGTTACCAGAAGACTGGCTGTCTGGAGGTGCTGGAGCAATTGGTCGAAATTTTGTCTCCATGCCTTGTTCTTTGCCGTCTGCTTCCTTGTTGGTTACAAACCTTTGCCACATGCGAGCGTGCTGAGAGTCTTTCGAGTTCTGACGTTTTGTGATGTTTGGTTGATATATCCAACCTGATAATTCAAAATTGATCAGTGTTGTAAAGGCTAAGCTCATTTTACCTTTTTAATCCCCATGCATCACCATTTTAATATAACATATTTGTCTCAACAttcattaaagattttttggtttttcttgatgttaattttcttttttttaaatcttgattcTAATTGAAATTTAGACTGTTTTagcatatattttaatttagtgGGGTGAATCTTAATCGGACTGAAATAACATGGTACTCTCACCATttgagagttatctcccataCCAGGGAGACAGTGAGCTTAAAATTCAACAAAGTATGGCATTCAATAATGTACAGTAGGCCTATTCAACCATTTGTCAACCACCAGTACCTGGAAAGTCTCTCCTGTGCTGGTTTTTCACTCGCTCTGCCTCAAGGTAGAAATGTTGTTTCTCAGGTGTGGGAAGATTAGCCCACACTTGTCCAAGCCCCACACTGATCTCAGCATTGGAAGCATTGGGCATCTGCTCTGCCAATCTGCCTCGAAATTCTCTTGCCCACAGCATAAAAGCATTCATCGGCctctttatttttccatttctgTTCAGATGGTTTGTTCCACGGTTGCGGTATTCTATGTTAGTTCCTGCAAAGAGTATTAACAGAGGGAATAAATAAACTTAGTATGATTATTATTGCaatgaatcatgattttttgaaaaatacagcggtgtgtgcatatacaaattgagtaacgtgCGTAaacgttatgaaaatttgtatgcataaCATCGCTGTATGCAGtttttttatagatgatagATCTGCAAATGGCTTGCATTAGGCAATGGAAataaattatagttttttttttcaaaacgtttgGCAAAAAATGTTGATCTATggcaataaaaatatacatattgtattaaatcattgataaattttatttcaaagctaataattcattttggtaattttcatatattaagaaaatacttcacattctactacagttattgccgagaataaagagatgccgcggacattattctgcaatataccacgaacgtcatcagtaaattatcagatcagaaatacctatttgtctcgcactgatcatggaagtacaacttcaaaccgtaaaaagttttaaaaccatgtcaatttcacctgttagttccagtcaaaacaatgtgtattgcctcaaatctttatttttaagagatcaatgcggctggtcataggacctccctagcacattttcactgcgtgtttttacataaaatataaaatgtgtagtagtaataatcgtattaaattgcccttaaaatattaggaatgtgattcaaagatattttatgaaTAAGTGAAGATTATTAAAATCCTTAGAAAATGTCTGTCGTCTGCAtggatacacatgtaaacattactaacaaaaccgttggggttacacggaacagccgtcaaaatgaccttaTAGATCATCTCTcaacgatctgtagaaatactgggctgttagtagaatagaaataaagttcttgttttcgtgaatgttgcaggataacctcctcagtctcgaaatgttgtttgaaatataaaagcctcggcttttatatttcaaaacaacatttctcgacctcggaggttattctgcaacattcacgaaaactcgtattttatttcttaaataaaaaagtttggcctagattgaaaataaggattttttaaaatattttttaaaagcactttttggaataatagaaaaattcacgTTTCAAACCATAAATTAAGATCAAACCTGGCATAACTTTCTCCGTAGTATTTTTCTTCTCTTGGTCATCAGGTTCGGTTTTTATTTCAGAACTTTCTTCAGCAGGTCTTAATCCGCCATCTGGGGTAACAAGGTAAATCTGCCCATTATGACTTGCCTGGAAGTTTGGAATGACAGACCTCTGTCTAACAGGTTCGGTTTTTATAACAGAAGTTTGCTGGGGTGTTGTTTTCTGGGTACCATTTTCAAAGGAGTTTCCTTGCGAGTCTAAGAAATTTCCATCGATGGGTGCTCCTGCAAGGCCCGAAGAAAGCACAACGTTGCCTTTCACATTTATCTTTAGCTTCTGTACATCCTCCTCTGATAATTGTCGCCCGTCTTTatcaaagtaaaaatattttaccatagtAGGTTTTTGTGTATTGTCATTATTGTACACAGAAAACCCATTTTTGATCCCCTGTTCCATTTTTTCTTTGCTTTCAGATTGCATCTCGTCAGAAAAAAATCGGTaaattatgacatcataatatATAGTAAATGACGTAACAAATGAAAGAACGACGTCATTTAGCGCGATTCTATCACGCTGCAATGTTTGGTTGCCACGCATGgaatttgtttacaatatttacagCTGAGTGAACATGGAAGAAGGAACTGTTATTTACAGTAGAGAGCTGTTTGATCCTACAGATGTCAATGACTTCAGAAATCGACGGGTTCTCATAGATTTACAGGAGAAGACACCATCGATATCTTTTTACATCGCCAAAGAAGATGCATATATTGCAAGTCTTACCGGTATTATAAAGTCCAATCGAACAAAGTTTCTTTTAATTGTTCCAAACAAGAGAGTTATGAAGGTAAgtaaattgtttttgtatagAATTCTTTAATTGGTGTTGTTTATAAGGTTTTGAAAACTTTCTGAATTTGCGTTGTGTGTCGCATCTCCAAAATATCATTAACAATAAATCATCTGCCCgtgcataaaatattttttatgcattcATACATTTAAATCTGATATATAAATCACAAACCACATTTATAAATTAGTATTGCTgcacatgcgcggatctagaagggttCGGACCTGTACCAAAAACCTCACTGAACAACCTCCCAAATCCCCCCTAAAAAGAACCCAGATTATTCCTACCAACCCTCCCCCTTCTGTACGTAAAACTCTAGTGTCGCGCATGGTAAAGTCATTCAATCTTACCATGGtaagtttctttaaaaaaaaattctgccaGTGTGAGCTCAAATAATCATCATACAAAGGCAGAATACCGGTGATTTTCTAATGTAAAACCcacctttttaaaatatatagctAGTTTTACTGTGGGAAaactactatgggggaaaaggtGCTGTAAAACACcgataacccccccccccccccatgtcaaACCCACCGTTTTTATACTGATGAACTTTACAAACGTACATCTCGTGATCTTGTTGAGATTGATCGTTAGAATTATAGCAACGGAATGAATGGTTAAATCTATTTTCCTCACTCAGACTCTTACGTAAATGTCTTACCGGTAATACAGAATTACAGGTACTCACTTTATATGAATTACAGAGATGTAATTATGAACAGTGGAAAGCTTTTAAGTGGTTCAAACAGTTATAAAAGTAAAGCGGTCGATCATTGTTTATTCTATTGTTTCgataatattctttttttatttagaattttttttaattatttaaatacgGTATAACTTTTAGGTAATTGATTCTGAATTTCCCGGTGAAATGTTACTTAGAACGAATTAAGCTATTTTTCTGATTTATGCAAATGATTTCCCGGTATAATATTACTTAGAACGAATTAAGCTATTTTTCTGATTTATGCAAATGATTTCCCGGTATAATATCACTTAGTATTAATGAATtaaggtgttttttttcatttcatttatgtaggagattttgaaacatattttcaaaCTGACTGGTCAGCTGTACGAGGATATTCCCATCGTGTTTCGTCAGTCCCACGTGACTTTAGCGCTATACTTAAAACATTGTCTGATGAGCGGTAGCTGTAGCGATACAGCCCTTAGTCAAACACGCCCTTATATTCATTATGATGGTTTActtaaagagaaaaaagaaaacgaagTTCTAAGAAGCATTGGATTGTAGGAGAGTGAATAAAAGTacattttgtttgatttctttaagagtttttgtatttaaaatatccAAAAGGCCGACGCATTTAACAAAATGCATACTATTATAGAGATTGGAAGCGATTACAATATCATTACTTATAGGGGTAGTTATTGACTGTCTACAGTATTGTTAAAGTGCATAGAAGACGAGGCGTTGCGTCCGAGTCCCAAAAAGTAAAAGAGGTGTTCGATTCGGAGAGATGTTGCATTGATTGTCACATGTATACAGATTACACGTGACCTCTCTACCTTCCACACAATGATGACCACTAACATATAAATGTTCAAACCTTAGAAAATAACTATCATACATTTAGCATTATATTCTTGCTCGATTTGTGCTTTTCGTTGtctatatatatagtaaatagaCTTATCTATCTCATGCGCCTGAAGGCCCCTTAAGCTAACGTTTATGTATCCGTCGAATTTAAGATTTTATGGCTTTCTAGCCGGTTGATCAGAAGACTTAATGACTGGCTATTTTCTACTAAATGAGCAAAGTGTAACAAATAATGCTGTATACGTTGCAAACCAGACATCGATTCAAGGTGTACAATATAAGGTAACTGAGCGCTTCCTGCGATGAAGATGCTTTCGACATATGAAGTAATCTCTCAGCTGGCGCTGATCAAACAATCAATACCGCCGACTACACAGTTTATCAGAGTCTGCAACAATAGGAGGCGGATTGATCTGTGAGAAAGCTTATACACGCCAAACATCGCATGAACCGGACGGCCCTGTCTCTTACCCCCGGGATGAGTGACAAGGGAGACTCCGGCCACGAGGAAAGTGACGAGGGGGAGGACATATTGGATTATAATTCCATTCTACGGTGCCGTATTTGCTGCCAATATTACCGGAAGCCCCGGATCTTACCTTGCGGCCACACGTTTTGCGAGGAATGCCTGATTCAGCTGAGGGACAAGACGTCCCGGGAGTGGCGCATCAAGTTCCCCCTGAGGAACAAGCACGGGGACGGGGGGACCCTCCACTGTCAGGCCCCGGGGTGCCGGTACTCCATGAAGCTGATGAACCTGACCCGCTGGGCTCCGCGTAATAGAGTGGCATCGGCGGCCTTGAAAGTGTTCCAGAGAAATGGTGCTGCTAAAACGGTACGTATACCGACGCTTTGcgaattcttatttttttaatataaaatttcagtaaaaaaaaataaaaatcgtgtacataaatgtatatatctatgcaaagCAATGAAGATGGTGATCAAGAGACAACATGCTAGTACATGTAAGACGCAAAAACTCGTAATCAAGCTATAGGTAACGCCAGATACTGGGAATCAAACAAATGTCTAAATTATGCATGGTGAAGGTGTCTCTTCAACTGCATAATATACAAAGTTTTCACGCAGGGGATCTAGGTAGAAAAAATCGAGCTATTTTCCTTATAACAGTTCAACAATATTGATAATCAATaacttaatatatgtataaacctACATTATCTAATTAACAAAACGATACACTGATATGGGTCATTGTATTTGTAACATGTTTTACCATTGTATGAGGCAGTAACAACAATATGTCAGTTATTTCAGTGGGTACATGtagtatacaattttaaatattcgaatagttttttcttcatattgagTTATTAGAAAATAGAGAGCCCTAAGTAGTTTGAACGTAGCCTGCTCTTGTAAAATTTTGACTGCTCTTTTGCACAAGTTCAAAGTCAACATCAAATAGATGTGCACGTGACAAAGGGTTTTGgtctgttaaaaaaacaaacatacatgcatatttttttgaaTTCTTTCTATCCTGAACAAAAaaggtgatgattttttttacgacATATAAAGTGCTTCTAAATCAATACTTTAATAGAAAACAACTATACAGTTCATTTTTTATTGAGACAAGatgtcaattttaattattgaagtATATTTAgatgtattgtaaacttaaagaTTACTATGTGGGCCATGCATTCTGTaataaagtatataaatattaacTAAGGCACATCCTTTAGACAAACTGATTAATCCGCACAAGTTTCTGtgtactgatacatgtattttcattacAACAAGTAATAAAACCTTCACTGGTctctctcttcttttttttaaatttttaattttatttgaccaGACTGCTACCCCTAAAACATCCGATGAGTCCTTGGATGCTTTAGACTCTCGTCCACATCAGATGAATAACAAGATCTCCATCACAACAGCGAACGTCACAAATGGGCAAATCATGAGCAAAGTGGAGTACAAAAATCATAACAATAACCAAATTGCCATTGCAATGCAGTTACATCACAGCACTAGGCATGGTGCCGCTGCCCCAGGATACTGTGATAAGGAAGAAGGAAACTCCATCTACTCTACAATTATTTATGAAGCTATTGTTCAGAGCGGTTTTGGAGCGACAAAGATCATTCACGTCCCGCCTAAGATTGTCCAGAATTGGCGGTCATTTGCGTTTGTGGTTGGATTGCAAGCTATAGGTGAATGTTTTTCGTTCCAATAAAAGTGAAACTTTCGTGCATTGGTATTATGTGATAATGCTGCGTAGATTTTTCACTTTGTGAGTTTCTTTTCATTGTGGATTTTCGATGTTGTGGCGTATGATGCCACACATGCATTTCGTCTCATAATGAAAATGATGTTGATATGTGGTGAGATTTTGATATTGGAGACCTGTGATAAAACATGTTGATGTGGTGTCTCGTATACTTTAGCATGACATGCTGTGTCCttgattatttcaaaatatttacatatgccTATTGATGtatattcataaataaattgGTGAACGGTTGATCTTTCGTTTCTTGTTTTGAATCTGTGTGCTCAGAAACAAAACTAAGACGCTTTCATTTCTAATGCATTTGACGGTTGGTTTTTCATCATTAGACGTTTTTCGGGGGACAGGTGCTTTATAAGCTTTGTAAAACATCTTTGTGATAGCAGACTTTCATAACCATAAGCTTTTAAAGAGGCtggatggtaaaaaaaaaataaccatccAGATCTACCTAATAAAAAGCTTTGATTTGATAAGCtatgaactattatttagttttttaaaaatcatatattttgcCTTTAAAAttttgggatttttcttgatttttatatttagcTCTTTTTCTAAAGGTCAATATGTACAGTTTAAAAAACAACACGGGTATGGGGGAAggttgtattttgtttacttcTTTTCACATGTACTTggataagaattttaaatagCCATGAATTCTGAAGACTTTAAAGTCAAGATTCGTGCATATACAagcacatttattttaaatacttgtagCCAGGAAATCTCATATAACATTTGTAGTCAAACACCCCACTTAttcacacccccccccttttccaaaaTAAAAGTCCAGAAACAGTgttgtaaaatttaagtttttttggaTCGATTTTCTTTCTTGTTTGTTTGAAAACCTCCCTCACCTGAAAGAAacaaatttaacattatttactgatatttgACTGTATATTTTTCCCCCCTAAtcattaacaagaggcccatgggccacatcgctcacctgaggaacaaaaggtatgataaaatcagcttaatggagtcataatacaaactatctggacaatgtactataatacatgtagatcctgtataaataaaatccacccccccccccccccccggatattcttatgtttataatcattagtcccttttctaacaggatgattttatagtcatatcacatgttgagtattgcagttctcaaaaagatccttaacaattgtttatatatgtgatataaacctacatcaagttctgaaccttcttgtgaggctgaAGAATTGttctggggccaaagtctaaacaattataaagaatcatctggctgattagtttctgaaaagaagatttttaaagatttactctacatattcctaggtaaaacttcgacccccctccccattgtggccccaccctacccctatTTTCACAatcttgaatctatactacctgaggatgcttccacacaagtttcagctttcctggctgattaaatttttaaaagatttactctatatgttcctatgttaaactttgacccccccccccccattgtggccccaccctaccccggggatcatgattttcacactttgaatttatactacctgaggatgcttcaacacaagtttcagctttcctggtcttatggttcgttagaagatttttgaacatttctcgaaattttcataaattcctaattatctccctatGCAAAAAGGTGTGATccttgattttcacaactttgaatccccttaagctaaggatgctttgtgccaagtttggttgaaattggcccatgGTTCTTGACaagatgttaaaaatatgaaaagttttcagacagacagacgaaccacagacaaaaagtgatcagagtAGCAGaggagctttcagctcaggtgagctaaaaacaaaatacaatgtaattaatattgaatcaattttattttccagCAGTTATATAACAAAGATTACAACATGCTGCCATAGTAACCAATATAGcgataaaaaaatctaaaatacaaCAGCCAAGCACGTATACATAGTGATTACAGACAGCtcaaacatttctttttgtGTTACTCTGTAACATTTAAGTACAATCAATTAACAAATCTCCTCCCTTCAAAAGACTGTCAAAACCAAAGAAGATCTTAAATAGTACAACATGTGCTTAtgtaagtttgaaaaaaaaattttgtatgCAACATTTTGTTCACAGTTGGTTTCAATCTTAAAACAATAGCAGAttcatgaaatttattttacatattcataaaaattctaaaaatgcAAGTTTaatcaatgtaatttttttttaatgtagaaattttaatatcataattaaaaatgtcaaaaaaaaagacaaattatTCTTGTGAGAAATCTCTTTCAAAatcagtatcaaataattgacATGAGGTTTTCCCTCCATAAAACCTTTTTTAAGTCCCCAAAAACACAACCCTTAATTGTAACCCTTGATTTAACATTAAGATGTGTAAGACTTGTATTTGAAAACTGTGTTAAagatcaaaatattattttgatacactaaaaatgaaatacatgtagctgaTTTAGCTTTCTTAATGGACctagtgaaaataaagaaatatccATGCAAAAAAGGAAAgggaaaaatacatttaaagcaCCAAAGCTGAAGGGTGTAATATTCATTTcacaattgataaaaaataaaagaaatataaaaaaggaaaatgcaatAACTACACCGTCCTAAGCATTTCATGCTCCATTCATACACAAGTTGGTAAACTTCAAATGAGGATAAATCTATTTGGTAAACAAAGTAGcacatataaacaaaataataaaacaaattgtcaaTTCAAAGTGAATACAAGCACCTGCAACTTTGCTATGAATTTCATAGAAACACAGCTATATAAACACATAGGTATGTacaaaaaaagttgttttagtTTACCATGCTTAAAcaacaataatttgtaaatagaatgaatgatacatgtagaatatAAAATAATGGTAAATATTTGTTCATATGATATGTAGTTTATTTCTTTTGAAGAAAATGTTTCAGATACTTCTAATTGTGAACagaacaattattatattattgcTATAAGTTCCTTAGAGCACTTCAACAGTTTCACAGAATCCCAGAATGTGAGTAACTATAGATAAAAAGATCAATGTCAGATAACTTAATCATACATTAGACATTATATACTTGTTGTTATGAGCCAACGTCATGGACTCCACAAGTTTATGATacttatttcataaattaatgATAGTTAtattattggggttttttttacaaaccaaaaaaaaaaaatatcttaacagCAGTGTAATATATACAAAGTTCTGTTAATAACATTTCCCATaccaaaaaaagttacaaaaaagtcATGACTTTTGAAGGCTTAAATagttacaaaaaagtcataactaaGTCATGCAACTTTGGAACCACTACTTCTATTCGGTTCCAAAGTTGCATCATttagttatgacttttttgtaactCTGTaattaggtacaaaaaagtcatGACTAAAATATAACTAtcaacaatttatttcataaaagaaatcaaGATCAGGCACAAAATAgttataaaaaagttacaaaatagttatgtttttaaataagaacAAATAAAGGTATACTTAAGTTATACATTTAGGCACATATTAGTTATATTTTTAGGTACATCAGAGTTATACAATGagttacattttagttatagaTATAGGCACATTTGAGTTACATTTTAAGGTACATTAGAGTTATACTTTGAGTTACATTATAGTTATAGATTTAGGCACATTTGAGTTACATTTTAAGGTACATTATAGTTATACTTTGAGTTACATTATAGTTATAGATATAGGCACATTTGAGTTACATTTTAAGGTACATTATAGTTATACTTTGAGTTACATTATAGTTATAGATATAGGCACATTTGAGTTACACTTTAGGTACATCAGAGTTATACTTTGAGTTACATTATAGTTATAGATATAGGCACATTTGAGTTACATTTTAAGGTACATTAGAGTTATACTTTGAGTTACATTATAGTTATAGATTTAGGCACATTTGAGTTACATTTTAAGGTACATTAGAGTTATACTTTGAGTTACATTATAGTTATAGATATAGGCACATTTGAGTTACATTTTAAGGTACATTAGAGTTATACTTTGAGTTACATTATAGTTATAGATTTAGGCACATTTGAGTTACATTTTAAGGTACATTATAGTTATACTTTGAGTTACATTATAGTTATAGATATAGGCACATTTGAGTTACACTTTAGGTACATCAGAGTTATACAATGagttacattttagttatagaTATAGGCACATTTGAGTTACACTTTAGGTACATCAGAGTTATACTTTGAGTTACATTATAGTTATAGATATAGGCACATTTGAGTTACATTTTAAGGTACATTAGAGTTATACTTTGAGTTACATTATAGTTATAGATTTAGGCACATTTGAGTTACATTTTAAGGTACATTAGAGTTATACTTTGAGTTACATTATAGTTATAGATATAGGCACATTTGAGTTACATTTTAAGGTACATTAGAGTTATACTTTGAGTTACATTATAGTTATAGATTTAGGCACATTTGAGTTACATTTTAAGGTACATTATAGTTATACTTTGAGTTACATTATAGTTATAGATTTAGGCACATTTGAGTTACATTTTAAGGTACATTATAGTTATACTTTGAGTTACATTATAGTTATAGATTAAGGCACATATTAGTTATATTTTTAGGTACATCAGAGTTATACTTTGAGTTACATTATAGTTATAGATATAGGCACATTTGAGTTACATTTTAAGGTACATTAGAGTTATACTTTGAGTTACATTATAGTTATAGATTTAGGCACATTTGAGTTACATTTTAAGGTACATTATAGTTATACTTTGAGTTACATTATAGTTATAGATTTAGATACATTTAAGGTAAACTAAAAATACCATTATACTACATCTATAGgtaaaaaatgcattatttcAGGTATAAATAAGGTATCACTTGCATTTTAGCATTGAAGTTCTTCATTTACATATTATAATCTTATAATTATTgcaaattgattatttttttatgaaaaattaagattttaagataagaattgatgccatcaaaatataattcttaTATTAGATAATCATATGACACATAATTGTAACATCTTTTAGCATAGTAACACTAATAATTCAGCATCATGATGTATATGCTAACATGAAAACCTTTTTTTCTGAATTGATTTTACCGATaaacttattttctttttcattacatAGCAGCACAATAAAATGATAGGCACATAGCATTGTtgttgagggggggggggggggggggggggggggggggcgattcatccaaaaatcttaaaaagcaaaaagaaaaatgacaAGAAAGGACAACTTCTCATAATAATGAAAATCCTAATCTCTGTGGGTGTGGGTTGTACGTTGTAGCATAGTGTTTTCATAACTTAGatttcatgaaaatcctaatctgtGTTGTTTGGtggtgtgtggggggggggggggggggcattccCCTCTTATGCTTTTTGTAACGTGGTCACaaaaagtttgggggggggggatacatatttattcaattttttaaatgtaaatttaaatccCCCCATACTTCATACCTGAATGTCTTGTACattacaattgatataatttataattttagttATTTAATAGTGTGGTTACTAGGGAGATTATTATGAGAAACAAAATACCAGGTATGCAGTATGCAAACAGCTTATTTGACACTTTTCGAAGGTACATATTTACcaaattaagaattaaaaacaacTGAAAAATAGTGGTTTATGAAAGAAACCCTTTTGAACATTTGTTTGGTTTAAGATAAAATGaaacataattttatcaaattcttaattttaaatacattatttaaGTGCTGACagttttttatatcatttcaccAAGACTGAAAAAAATCTAccatcaataaataaaattccagCTAGGTTCATTCGTTAATCATGGTAGTTAACATGGCTTTGTCTACTATACATCATGTATAAATTAGAAAAATTCAGTTTGTGAAAGAAAAActacaaaatacaaaactaaTGTGATcgatatatgaatttaaaaaaaaaatatggcatAAGATAAGTCATTGTTCCCAGCTCTGGTCCTAAGTTGTTTGTGGGATAATCTATGGATAAGTTGGGTGTTGGTTGTTCTGAATAGTGCATGCACGAAAATCACATATCATCACACATGGACTGAGCATATTACtatatattgaataatattcAATGAATATGCCCTGGTGTTGCTGGTAGAAATGAGTCCAGAGATTTTTTCCAGGGATGGGGGTGGTATCAGTAGATCAAGGCAGGTGATGACAGGAGGTTAACAGGATGTGTAGTCAAGTTGCTGCATATGCCATTGCATGTCTTTCTTGTCTTCTTTGTAAATTGGACAGTctgtaattatatcaaaaatatataacagtTATCACAGCAGTTTATATTTCGCTATAAAGATCATTAAGttctgaatttttaatctgtgtAAAACAAAATGATCTAATTACTTTAGTTAAACTGATAGCT
This is a stretch of genomic DNA from Crassostrea angulata isolate pt1a10 chromosome 4, ASM2561291v2, whole genome shotgun sequence. It encodes these proteins:
- the LOC128179800 gene encoding uncharacterized protein LOC128179800 isoform X2 — protein: MEEGTVIYSRELFDPTDVNDFRNRRVLIDLQEKTPSISFYIAKEDAYIASLTGIIKSNRTKFLLIVPNKRVMKVLLMVEPGTATDEDGSPPYRSISNVSSIHGTGSTTA
- the LOC128179800 gene encoding uncharacterized protein LOC128179800 isoform X1; the encoded protein is MEEGTVIYSRELFDPTDVNDFRNRRVLIDLQEKTPSISFYIAKEDAYIASLTGIIKSNRTKFLLIVPNKRVMKEILKHIFKLTGQLYEDIPIVFRQSHVTLALYLKHCLMSGSCSDTALSQTRPYIHYDGLLKEKKENEVLRSIGL
- the LOC128179799 gene encoding uncharacterized protein LOC128179799 yields the protein MNRTALSLTPGMSDKGDSGHEESDEGEDILDYNSILRCRICCQYYRKPRILPCGHTFCEECLIQLRDKTSREWRIKFPLRNKHGDGGTLHCQAPGCRYSMKLMNLTRWAPRNRVASAALKVFQRNGAAKTTATPKTSDESLDALDSRPHQMNNKISITTANVTNGQIMSKVEYKNHNNNQIAIAMQLHHSTRHGAAAPGYCDKEEGNSIYSTIIYEAIVQSGFGATKIIHVPPKIVQNWRSFAFVVGLQAIGECFSFQ